The genome window TCACCTAAGACCTGCCAAACCAATATTCTAGTCATACGAACTTCGGTGACTGTGATATTGCTTCCAATAAGAActttccatctggtcacccatcccagatttctccaagttgagcacgcttaactttgagattctttcgaaccaggcttccaaactcatattccaataattcttgtttctaaattcttatcaaattattccctatccaaccatgtcatcccttaagtatggttcatattctagaaaactccaaaaatactcttgtcccatattatgcctataatttccctgttcagactaagtcagatgATTAATTCGCCACTatgctcaccaacagtgaactctatCGTACTAAACCACAggtacccagctataaatacacctagctaccatctccctctccacacactcaacaccctcagccaaggcaaactccCACCCGCTCAGTTaccctgctctgccggctacactcatagtgtcgcttcgcctccaatccaccctcctggtaagcacctccgctccaccaccagtaatatcacaacaccacatgacatagattctgctcaagactctacccatccatatatcgccattctgaccactatactaaatatttgttgatatacttgctggtttgtatgtttgcttgttcatgctgCATAGTTATCGAAGTGTTCGTGCTATCTCGTGAAGGCTagttctgcaagtctacgccagacggtggagccaaaagccagttccacgagctctCACCCTTTCACTGGTTAAAGCAACAGCAAGCTCACggggatgcataaattacctatgctttttaACCACAACCCCCagtctgttattttatgcatgatatgattttgctgctaagagacaagttattatggccacctagcCTTAGAACTTTGCCGCAATTAATCATTATACTCCTTGACatctttgttacaaatgattgacaaaaggtgtgagttttcaaaagaaaatgtttttcaaaatgggtatgatgaagggttgtcaccctaATCACtcttgagtgggatgatcagggactccctggtttgggagggcctaaggtgatggctcagccgggttaggtgtgagcataaaggattgtccctctcgcctaaggaccggtttgtcatgattccttacctatactcttatcaagtacaaccactcgagactgtatgggcagtcgcttGATTTGAACTTGCACGGTTCGAACCTCAGGATTATGACGGCTGGGGAGCACCaagaggataaggaaggggaatgatttgtccggtttgggcatggtggtggccttgttccttccGGTATAATTGCTAAGGTAAGGAAGCAGAGTTTAAAACCCTATTCGAATAGTCAGtgtccacggatatggatgagttatggcatggatttgacaattagtgttttgttttccaaaaatgcttttgaaaagtggttttaaaaggtccggcggttgagccgtgagctatggtggacgggaagtccagtagctgtttttgaaaatgaaaaccagtgggaaactgctgagttacctggatggtttagtccaggggatttcgtTCTATATCGAAAAAATtcttgctcctttgggagagaatgtgctttgaaaaatataaaatgttttacaaaataaccctgcatcaaatattgctctttctgcaaaatatcctgagctctacataccCCATGTATTATATCTTATTTttccattccgtgggtgaaggtgggctgctgggtacgtaagtactcactcttgcttatttATTGTTTTTCAGAGGAGATtgttgatcgggtaagagttacactTGTTCCCGACCATGTATGTAGCTGTTGGactgctgatttgcttcgctgcgtatattggtctgcttcagccccactctgatgatatgtcccgagttgtggaccaactcttaaagttaatcgccacctttataggtttgtctcgttgaaGCAGATCTGGaaccatctgatgtataaatgtgtttactagcctcctgtgactagtaattgtatcacatttgagttccAGATGATTAAGACGCTTCATATTTCACCAATTTTATTGTCATTTTGTATTTTAGTTTCGTATTTTTATTTTCTACAATCTATAATGAGCACCATGCACGTCTATGGCGGGCCCTAGCGAGTGTGGAAGTAGGGTGGTGGTGGATGGAACTTGGCCGCGTACAAGTAGGAGCACGGTGACGGCCACAGCGTCCGCGCTAGTAGTCATGGAGAAGTTGCTTTTCCCCGAGGCAGTGCTTGCCCGCTCCGGGCGATGTTGTCCGTGGAGGGAAAGTCCTGATCTTCGCACCGAACCAGGAAAAATGTCCGAAGATAAGTAAACAAAATAGAAAAATGATGAAATTAAAGTAAAATACATTTTTAAAGAAGTTCCAACCTTGTAAGTATTATTATATAGAAGCCCAATATGTTAGTACTATTGTAGAGAAGGCACCTATTATGGTATCATAATTACAAAAAAAAATCTCGCTGTTATGTAGGCTTGTGTTGGACCGCATGTTGATTACACAGAAATATAAATGTTTTTTTTTTGTAAAATTGACGACAGTGATAAATAGATCACATGCATGTACCATTTATATTCCATAACATTGAGAAAATGATGGAATAAACTAGTACTCCTTAACTTTGTTATCAGTGGTTTATGGCTTCTTGCCTCAACATTTCAAACATGCATGAAGCAAATCGCTCTCCAACGTTGACACGAGATATGATGACTTGTATTCTAATTTGCTCCCTTTATTTTAGATTATAAGACTTCACTTTTAGACGCATAGATTTTTATACGTGTTTAGATATATACACTATGTCTACTTTTGTTTACATCCAAATTACAACCAGTGATCAAAGGGATGATTCTAGCATCCAATCACGTGTGTATTTGTTTTAATCTCCTTTGTTGACTCCTTAACAAACACAAGCTTCGTAGAACTATACATACATTATCTAGTCTCACAAGCAGAAAAATAATTTCGTATAGAAGTTGGTGCTTATTATATTAACTTTCTAAAACCATTAGTTTAACTAAGtatatgcaaaaaaaaaaaactaaCTCTCAGGCTGCGCATGGGCATGGCAGACACAGCACCGAGCTTCGGGCGCTTGTTTCTTGACGACGAGTATGTGGAGTAGGCTGTCGTCCCACACGTCCACGCCGAAGAGGCGGAACCGCCGCTGCACGAAGGCCCATATCGCGACGTCGTCGCCCTCCTTAAATGTGCACTGGCGGGTGAATTGGAGGTACCCCTCTCCCTTGACGATCGTGCCCTGGCTGCTATCCCACCGCGATAACCGCAGCTCCTTGGCGCCGGCTTGGAGGTCCACGAGCATCACGGGCAGCCCGCCGTGTGCCTTCCCCTTCTTCTTGGCTGTCGTCCTCCTGTTGTTGCCATCCCGCGGTTCAGGCTGCTGCCCCCTCGGCCGCCTCCTCGGCCCCTCCAGGAGGTTGGCGGCCTCGAGCTCTTGGGGGCTCAGGATCGGGCGAAGGTGGCGCTCGACACCGTCCAGCGGGATGCGGAACCGGCTCTGGTGCCCGTCCAGATCGGTCTTCGACACGCGCTTGTCGTGTATGAAGTGCACCGGCAGGTCGGCGCGGAGCCCCAACGCCTGGAGGAAATGCCTGCGCAGGCATGGCGGCGCTTCTCGGCTGCCGGCAGCCGGCGGTGGCGGCTGTAGCGAGGGCGGGACGACGACGCTATTGATGGGTGCGACGTCATGAACGGCCCCAACGTACGGAACTATCGCACCTGCTGACGCCGTCGCCTCCTCCAGcaacgatgatgaggaggaggacgacgacttGGCGCTGGCCTCGTCCTGACGCGCCCGCTTGTTGGCGCGCTGCTGGGACTCGGCGAAGGCACGGTCGTATACTACGATCTCGAGAGAGCGCTTGGCGTCGACGAGACACATCTGCTGGTGCGTTGTTGCGCGGCAGAATGGAACGTGGAATGGATTGATGGCGTCGCTGCCCCGCCGCCGTGAAATATATATAGTGGCCATCCTTCCGGACACGGATCGGAGGCGGAGTCCGTCCGCGACTGGCATTAAGCGGAGTCCGCCTCGCTCGCCCCACTCTAACAACCCATTCGAATTCGAATTACGCGGGGCCTCGCGGTCGCATGTACGGGGGCGGCACGAGTGCGAGGCGGCGTTGGCGCGAGCTGCGGGTGCGGCCGAGGATGGCGCAGGAGGAAAACGGGAAAACAAACTGGTGGCGCTCCACGTGggaagctcaaattcatttttctAAAGATTTTGAATAGAAAAGAAATTAAGAAAAAGGGAAGAAAGGTTATCTCCCTGTACGCAGGCATGGCCCATGCGCCGCCAGTTCCAGCACCACCGGGCAAACCGCCCTTTCCTCTCTCCTCCTTCTCCCTCCGCCGCCGCTCCTTCAGCTTGTGGTGCTCAAACGGCAACGCGCATGGAAGAGACAGCGCCACCGCCACCACGAGCGgcagggcgacgaggaggaggtgGTGGTCCGACCCCGGCGGCAGCCGAGAAGACTACGGCCCCTCTTCTCCCGGTGGAATTAAGCAAAGGATTATGATTGTGAAATGAAATTTCCTTCACCCGGTCTTCAGGCAGACAAAGAAGTTCGATTCAGTCATGGATTGGAAGGAAGGCAGGCGTAATGAAGAAGTTTGAATGGTTCAGGCAGTGTGCCTGCAGCATCAGCTCTGTACTTGCTGGTGCAGCTGATAATAGTGTAAGTGGCCAGCATAGTGTTGGATAGACAGTTGCCTTGCCAATTTTGTCGTGACAGAACGGAACGGAACGGAACAGTTAGGAGGGCCTTTGTTGTGACAGGAGCAGAGCCAAGCGAAAATGCTGATATTTTTTAACTTATGTCCCCATTGAATCCTTGGAATTCAATTTTTTCGATAGGGGAAATTTATTTTATCAGAAATGAAACATAGTTACGGCCTCTACAAAGTTTATAAGTTAGAaaatgagtttgattgcaaatttCAAAACAATTGGTGGCTAAAAATCCAAATACACCAAATCCTACGTGTATTTATTTTAGATTGAGTTTGAGCTTCAATTTGCCTCTTTTAACTCATATTGATTTTAGTTAGTCAAATTTGAGTTGCTTTAGGTGTGTTTGCATAAATCACTAAAAAGGTGGAGACTGGAAGAGAAATGTGTCATAGAGCCATTTCtacctgttttggtgattaagtgcacacCACACCACATTGGACTAACTACTTGATATGAGCATGAACACATGTTCTAGCAAAGAGCAAATGTCCAAATGAGTAGAAATAAAGACTGTCGGtatcctgaatcaggggtaccctattCTACGATATGAAGGCGCTGCACACGTACGACACCTTCAGGCCACATAGAgagcagcacccgaccccaccacatgggcaggtctaggggcaccacgtggcaaggaaagataatactTCCCATGGTACATCGATGGGTCCAGACCTCCGCAGAGGGACGCCGGACCCCTGTGTGTACGGGTCCGGAGCTCCCAAGAGGGCACGCcaggtccctccgagtaaggtccgggccttgGCAAGGTCCCGAGACGAGGAGGACCCCGGCATGAGAAGGGGTCCGATGCCGGCACGTGTCCAGGCTGTGCCCTAtgcttcccgctcaggcggagatccgctgctgccgcgtggcttgtggctcGTGACATAAACCAACGGGCCGAacctgacgtaaggcccatacagccgtgcagcctctgcatttattgcggagaggacgcgccgcctaccACCACGCTGACGGACGacatgccctctcagcatttaatgcgccctgtcCAATCCACTGGCAGACGGCATCAGAGtcatccagcagacggcgcgcctggCCAGTCTGTTGGTGAatagtgcgcccgtgccgagcggcgcactgtactcatcatcccttctacaagaagtttcccctgcacgccgaggatacgcagatctcgggcgtcaggacataagaagattgccccagcagcaaacatttgtggctccaagtgttatattcattatgtccctgggcccacatgttggggcccagtacctttgtgcatgtccCCCTTTAGTTATAAAAAGGGAGACATGCGACGTTACAACACAGGCTCATGCAGGCTCATACAAGCTGATAGAAGCACAAGCTTAGGCTTTAGACCCAATCTTAGACTCACAAGCTCATACGAGCTCACCAGCAATACATCACTCAGTGGagtagtagggtgttacgctccggtggcccgaaccactctaaatccttgtgtgttcttgtgttcttcatgTTTCCCCAACTAACAAGCGAAACgtctaagcccctcctcatcttaggatttagggcgggtgcactccgccacccggccagggattcgctctccgacatttggcacgccaggtaggggcctaggcattaggtttttgcttgtttccttgcccaagtatgatggtgcaaatcattgagcaccgcgccgagacttcggtagatttcacggtggagggagaagctgcttcctccacaccgcaggttcccaaccgcccagtgcTGGGCACTGCTACAGTGCATGCCGCACGGCAGCACACGGCTGTGCAAACGTCCCGAACTCCATCGAGGGCTTCTCCGGGGGCATTATCGGCAGCCAGGGAGTTATTGCGACACCCTCCAAgttccacggcctcaccaggggccatgaagcagtggcgggacgatgtcgaccgactactcggtatggcacattctacctcgaccaggtcgaggacgCGGTCATCTCGATGCCAACACGAGGCGTCGGCatttgtgcgctcaccctcagtaaggggtgcacagaccaacgacctccgggcagaactcaaccgcaggcacgCGGGAGAGGATGCCCGAGTCTCTTTGGAAAGGAcacgcgagcgccgccaaaacatcgatggtcgcaacctcgatcaagacttcgctgcggttgcaccgcagacaccaatgggcacccggtcccaaacgggtgtccccttggccggtgtgggctgcgccgctcttgAGGATCATCTCCGCggcgtcatggccacccaagttccggccacacctgccagaaaagtacgatggaacatcgaacccgtcggagttcctacaggtgtacgtcaccgccatcacagcagcaggtgggaacaccgctgtgatggtgacatatttccatgtggccttgtctggaccAGCCCGGACCTGCCTCATGAATCTCACCCCAggatcagtctactcctgggaggagctctacacgcggttcgttgcgaacttcgccagcgcttaccagcagcacggtgtggaggctcacctccatgccgtgaggcaggagcccagggagactctccggaagttcatctcccgcttcaccaaggtgcgaggtaccatacctcgtatttctgataattccatcatcacggccttccgatagggagtacgtgatgaaaaaatgctggagaagttggccacacatgacgtggaaactgtccccacactctttgcTCTGGCCGATAAATGCGCTAGAGCCACCGAGGgccatgcatggcactcggccccacaagccagagctgcccagtcgggtggctccgGTGCCGTACCccaggatggaaagaagaaaaagaagaaccgCGACTACCAGAGGCCACGGTCCACCGCTCTGGTGGTTGCAGCCACGACTGGAGGCCAAGGCGACCGCAAAAAATGCCCACGACCGCAgaagggtaacagcggctcatgccctgtgcaccccaacggtcgccacagtgctgcggagtgtcacgagatcattgacctcgcaaaaCGCGTCAGTGAGCAgtgcgagcagtcttccaaagacggctccccacctcgccaccgacctggcaaagaaaaggtggacGATGGCAAGGTGGTCGCGGCTGAGCGGGACCTCGAgtatcagtcgcccgagggggacctgaaagatgtcttcgctggaggctcttactccggtgaagacaactagacggaccccagagggaccccgtgttccccggtctacggagctgaagcataccttcctccggaaacccttctggattccccacgggtccaggtTGCCGACAGGTACATGCGGAAGTGGCCACAGCCAAAGACGGGGGCTCCCGTGTCAAATGCAGATGGGGACctagggtcgggacctagccctatGGCGAGTACCAAACCAATacgggctccgcaactctcccccagccgGGAAGGACCCTCCAAGGTAATGGGAATATACCGACCCaggggcaaccatctagctacgactgaaggagtacctTACCGCGGTGCCaaaacatctctgtaagttctatccatagagcaagtctgaggggttgaaTCTGTTTCCcatttgtaactaggtaacgcatacgtgcacgacaacccggtggggtctgtccccataaacccggcctattggtctgcacacatgcatgATGAGTTATAAAGAAAAACTACCCCCTCAGTTGTGCT of Zea mays cultivar B73 chromosome 8, Zm-B73-REFERENCE-NAM-5.0, whole genome shotgun sequence contains these proteins:
- the LOC103637401 gene encoding uncharacterized protein translates to MATIYISRRRGSDAINPFHVPFCRATTHQQMCLVDAKRSLEIVVYDRAFAESQQRANKRARQDEASAKSSSSSSSSLLEEATASAGAIVPYVGAVHDVAPINSVVVPPSLQPPPPAAGSREAPPCLRRHFLQALGLRADLPVHFIHDKRVSKTDLDGHQSRFRIPLDGVERHLRPILSPQELEAANLLEGPRRRPRGQQPEPRDGNNRRTTAKKKGKAHGGLPVMLVDLQAGAKELRLSRWDSSQGTIVKGEGYLQFTRQCTFKEGDDVAIWAFVQRRFRLFGVDVWDDSLLHILVVKKQAPEARCCVCHAHAQPES